In Oncorhynchus keta strain PuntledgeMale-10-30-2019 chromosome 19, Oket_V2, whole genome shotgun sequence, a single genomic region encodes these proteins:
- the LOC118398214 gene encoding non-homologous end joining factor IFFO1-like isoform X4 — MPDFEHFRFSYASMNPLLGENAYLVQQQQHNQMGSNSDSSMTGLDSYGAPDSGFILGEHTGFGQDGLSGLEFSALPPSGLGYLHLNNMHRAPPPPAAMALRNDLGSNISVLKTLNLRFRCFLAKVHELERRNKALEKQLQQALENNEDNSGEGHRKKPLTKEMGVQTGFVGSIAVRPGHIPLQNVNNSAYLPGGLLSPSLNRPTTPVFESNSKSVFRNSTLTDSNCNLNSNQLTPHISISPLLTPTDPCETISNINEKYFRFGTGMSTNPPPRFIPGAVWSYNHDRRFGAGRDSRITGTGVPCAQTDGVGVQIDTITPEIRALYNVLGKVKRERDEYKRRWEEEYTFRVDLQEKVAELEEDLQESEVCQDELALRVKQLKAELVLFKGLMSNNLSDLDSKIQEKAMKVDMDICRRIDITARLCDVAQQRNCEDMIQIFQMATPPSTLNRRPRKQAAQSVKGGDGDEPTSISESERGNDEESCSTSANQINEEMQRMLNQLRECEFEDDCDSLAWEETEETLLLWEDFPGYTLGAVETQGEQEESIEKVIKDTESLFQTREKEYQETIDQIELELATAKSDMNRHLHEYMEMCSMKRGLDVQMETCRRLITQSGDRKSPPLITAAMEDSDDGEKEWKKASPPTDSESDEPYCETQVNSGTVPHLPWRKS; from the exons ATGCCGGATTTCgaacatttcagattttcatacGCAAGCATGAATCCGTTATTGGGGGAGAACGCGTACCTGGTTCAGCAACAGCAGCATAACCAGATGGGCAGCAATTCGGATTCTTCTATGACAGGCCTAGACTCATACGGTGCACCTGACTCAGGCTTCATCTTGGGTGAGCACACTGGCTTTGGACAAGATGGGCTGTCTGGTCTGGAATTTAGTGCGCTGCCACCTTCGGGACTCGGGTATCTGCACCTGAACAACATGCACCGTGCGCCGCCGCCCCCTGCAGCGATGGCCCTGCGTAATGACTTGGGCTCCAACATCAGTGTTCTCAAGACCCTGAATTTGCGCTTCCGCTGCTTTTTGGCTAAAGTTCATGAGCTGGAGCGTCGGAATAAAGCTTTAGAGAAGCAGCTTCAGCAGGCTTTGGAAAATAATGAGGACAATTCAGGAGAAGGACACAGGAAAAAGCCATTGACTAAGGAAATGGGAGTCCAGACTGGTTTCGTAGGGTCCATCGCAGTTAGGCCCGGACATATCCCCCTCCAGAACGTAAATAATTCTGCATACCTGCCCGGAGgccttctctctccatcactcaacAGGCCTACAACTCCCGTCTTTGAGTCCAACAGCAAATCAGTATTTAGGAACTCGACTCTGACTGACTCGAATTGCAACCTCAATTCCAACCAACTCACTCCACATATTTCCATCAGTCCTTTATTAACCCCTACCGATCCTTGCGAGACGATATCCAACATTAACGAGAAATATTTCCGTTTTGGGACTGGTATGTCTACTAACCCGCCTCCCCGGTTCATTCCCGGCGCAGTTTGGTCCTACAACCACGACCGCAGATTTGGCGCGGGGAGGGATTCGCGCATAACAGGCACGGGTGTGCCTTGTGCCCAAACGGACGGAGTAGGTGTACAAATCGACACCATCACCCCTGAGATACGGGCCCTGTACAACGTGTTGGGCAAGGTGAAACGAGAGAGGGATGAGTATAAACGCAG ATGGGAGGAAGAATATACATTCAGAGTGGACCTCCAGGAGAAAGTGGCTGAGCTGGAGGAG gATCTCCAGGAGAGTGAGGTGTGTCAGGATGAGCTGGCTCTCAGGGTGAAACAGCTGAAAGCTGAGCTGGTCCTCTTCAAAGGCCTAATGAGCAAC aacCTGTCAGATCTGGACAGTAAGATCCAGGAGAAGGCCATGAAGGTGGACATGGACATCTGTAGACGCATCGACATCACGGCTCGCCTGTGTGATGTGGCCCAGCAGAGGAACTGTGAAGACATGATCCAGATCTTCCAG ATGGCCACACCTCCTTCCACTCTGAATCGCCGGCCCCGAAAGCAGGCGGCCCAGTCGGTTAAAGGCGGTGATGGGGATGAACCAACGAGCATCTCTGAGAGCGAGAGGGGCAATGATGAGGAGTCATGTAGCACGTCAGCCAATCAGATCAACGAGGAGATGCAGAGGATGCTGAACCAGCT GAGGGAGTGTGAGTTTGAGGACGACTGTGACAGCCTGGCCtgggaggagactgaggagactcTGCTGCTGTGGGAGGATTTTCCAGGATACACTCTGGGAGCAGTGGAGACCCAGGGAGAG CAGGAGGAGTCCATAGAGAAGGTGATAAAGGACACAGAGTCCCTCTTCCAGACTAGAGAGAAGGAGTATCAGGAGACAATCGACCAGATCGAG TTGGAGCTGGCCACGGCTAAGAGTGACATGAACCGACACCTGCACGAGTACATGGAGATGTGTTCCATGAAGCGAGGCCTGGACGTGCAGATGGAGACGTGCAGGAGACTCATCACCCAGAGTGGGGACAG GAAATCTCCCCCTCTCATTACTGCGGCAATGGAAGACTCTGATGACGGAGAGAAGGAGTGGAAAAAGGCGTCCCCACCCACAGACTCTGAAAGTGATGAACCCTACTGTGAAACACAGGTTAATAGTGGTACGGTCCCTCACTTACCATGGAGGAAGTCCTAA
- the LOC118398214 gene encoding non-homologous end joining factor IFFO1-like isoform X1, producing MPDFEHFRFSYASMNPLLGENAYLVQQQQHNQMGSNSDSSMTGLDSYGAPDSGFILGEHTGFGQDGLSGLEFSALPPSGLGYLHLNNMHRAPPPPAAMALRNDLGSNISVLKTLNLRFRCFLAKVHELERRNKALEKQLQQALENNEDNSGEGHRKKPLTKEMGVQTGFVGSIAVRPGHIPLQNVNNSAYLPGGLLSPSLNRPTTPVFESNSKSVFRNSTLTDSNCNLNSNQLTPHISISPLLTPTDPCETISNINEKYFRFGTGMSTNPPPRFIPGAVWSYNHDRRFGAGRDSRITGTGVPCAQTDGVGVQIDTITPEIRALYNVLGKVKRERDEYKRRWEEEYTFRVDLQEKVAELEEDLQESEVCQDELALRVKQLKAELVLFKGLMSNNLSDLDSKIQEKAMKVDMDICRRIDITARLCDVAQQRNCEDMIQIFQQMATPPSTLNRRPRKQAAQSVKGGDGDEPTSISESERGNDEESCSTSANQINEEMQRMLNQLRECEFEDDCDSLAWEETEETLLLWEDFPGYTLGAVETQGEQQEESIEKVIKDTESLFQTREKEYQETIDQIELELATAKSDMNRHLHEYMEMCSMKRGLDVQMETCRRLITQSGDRKSPPLITAAMEDSDDGEKEWKKASPPTDSESDEPYCETQVNSGTVPHLPWRKS from the exons ATGCCGGATTTCgaacatttcagattttcatacGCAAGCATGAATCCGTTATTGGGGGAGAACGCGTACCTGGTTCAGCAACAGCAGCATAACCAGATGGGCAGCAATTCGGATTCTTCTATGACAGGCCTAGACTCATACGGTGCACCTGACTCAGGCTTCATCTTGGGTGAGCACACTGGCTTTGGACAAGATGGGCTGTCTGGTCTGGAATTTAGTGCGCTGCCACCTTCGGGACTCGGGTATCTGCACCTGAACAACATGCACCGTGCGCCGCCGCCCCCTGCAGCGATGGCCCTGCGTAATGACTTGGGCTCCAACATCAGTGTTCTCAAGACCCTGAATTTGCGCTTCCGCTGCTTTTTGGCTAAAGTTCATGAGCTGGAGCGTCGGAATAAAGCTTTAGAGAAGCAGCTTCAGCAGGCTTTGGAAAATAATGAGGACAATTCAGGAGAAGGACACAGGAAAAAGCCATTGACTAAGGAAATGGGAGTCCAGACTGGTTTCGTAGGGTCCATCGCAGTTAGGCCCGGACATATCCCCCTCCAGAACGTAAATAATTCTGCATACCTGCCCGGAGgccttctctctccatcactcaacAGGCCTACAACTCCCGTCTTTGAGTCCAACAGCAAATCAGTATTTAGGAACTCGACTCTGACTGACTCGAATTGCAACCTCAATTCCAACCAACTCACTCCACATATTTCCATCAGTCCTTTATTAACCCCTACCGATCCTTGCGAGACGATATCCAACATTAACGAGAAATATTTCCGTTTTGGGACTGGTATGTCTACTAACCCGCCTCCCCGGTTCATTCCCGGCGCAGTTTGGTCCTACAACCACGACCGCAGATTTGGCGCGGGGAGGGATTCGCGCATAACAGGCACGGGTGTGCCTTGTGCCCAAACGGACGGAGTAGGTGTACAAATCGACACCATCACCCCTGAGATACGGGCCCTGTACAACGTGTTGGGCAAGGTGAAACGAGAGAGGGATGAGTATAAACGCAG ATGGGAGGAAGAATATACATTCAGAGTGGACCTCCAGGAGAAAGTGGCTGAGCTGGAGGAG gATCTCCAGGAGAGTGAGGTGTGTCAGGATGAGCTGGCTCTCAGGGTGAAACAGCTGAAAGCTGAGCTGGTCCTCTTCAAAGGCCTAATGAGCAAC aacCTGTCAGATCTGGACAGTAAGATCCAGGAGAAGGCCATGAAGGTGGACATGGACATCTGTAGACGCATCGACATCACGGCTCGCCTGTGTGATGTGGCCCAGCAGAGGAACTGTGAAGACATGATCCAGATCTTCCAG CAGATGGCCACACCTCCTTCCACTCTGAATCGCCGGCCCCGAAAGCAGGCGGCCCAGTCGGTTAAAGGCGGTGATGGGGATGAACCAACGAGCATCTCTGAGAGCGAGAGGGGCAATGATGAGGAGTCATGTAGCACGTCAGCCAATCAGATCAACGAGGAGATGCAGAGGATGCTGAACCAGCT GAGGGAGTGTGAGTTTGAGGACGACTGTGACAGCCTGGCCtgggaggagactgaggagactcTGCTGCTGTGGGAGGATTTTCCAGGATACACTCTGGGAGCAGTGGAGACCCAGGGAGAG CAGCAGGAGGAGTCCATAGAGAAGGTGATAAAGGACACAGAGTCCCTCTTCCAGACTAGAGAGAAGGAGTATCAGGAGACAATCGACCAGATCGAG TTGGAGCTGGCCACGGCTAAGAGTGACATGAACCGACACCTGCACGAGTACATGGAGATGTGTTCCATGAAGCGAGGCCTGGACGTGCAGATGGAGACGTGCAGGAGACTCATCACCCAGAGTGGGGACAG GAAATCTCCCCCTCTCATTACTGCGGCAATGGAAGACTCTGATGACGGAGAGAAGGAGTGGAAAAAGGCGTCCCCACCCACAGACTCTGAAAGTGATGAACCCTACTGTGAAACACAGGTTAATAGTGGTACGGTCCCTCACTTACCATGGAGGAAGTCCTAA
- the LOC118398214 gene encoding non-homologous end joining factor IFFO1-like isoform X3, which translates to MPDFEHFRFSYASMNPLLGENAYLVQQQQHNQMGSNSDSSMTGLDSYGAPDSGFILGEHTGFGQDGLSGLEFSALPPSGLGYLHLNNMHRAPPPPAAMALRNDLGSNISVLKTLNLRFRCFLAKVHELERRNKALEKQLQQALENNEDNSGEGHRKKPLTKEMGVQTGFVGSIAVRPGHIPLQNVNNSAYLPGGLLSPSLNRPTTPVFESNSKSVFRNSTLTDSNCNLNSNQLTPHISISPLLTPTDPCETISNINEKYFRFGTGMSTNPPPRFIPGAVWSYNHDRRFGAGRDSRITGTGVPCAQTDGVGVQIDTITPEIRALYNVLGKVKRERDEYKRRWEEEYTFRVDLQEKVAELEEDLQESEVCQDELALRVKQLKAELVLFKGLMSNNLSDLDSKIQEKAMKVDMDICRRIDITARLCDVAQQRNCEDMIQIFQQMATPPSTLNRRPRKQAAQSVKGGDGDEPTSISESERGNDEESCSTSANQINEEMQRMLNQLRECEFEDDCDSLAWEETEETLLLWEDFPGYTLGAVETQGEQEESIEKVIKDTESLFQTREKEYQETIDQIELELATAKSDMNRHLHEYMEMCSMKRGLDVQMETCRRLITQSGDRKSPPLITAAMEDSDDGEKEWKKASPPTDSESDEPYCETQVNSGTVPHLPWRKS; encoded by the exons ATGCCGGATTTCgaacatttcagattttcatacGCAAGCATGAATCCGTTATTGGGGGAGAACGCGTACCTGGTTCAGCAACAGCAGCATAACCAGATGGGCAGCAATTCGGATTCTTCTATGACAGGCCTAGACTCATACGGTGCACCTGACTCAGGCTTCATCTTGGGTGAGCACACTGGCTTTGGACAAGATGGGCTGTCTGGTCTGGAATTTAGTGCGCTGCCACCTTCGGGACTCGGGTATCTGCACCTGAACAACATGCACCGTGCGCCGCCGCCCCCTGCAGCGATGGCCCTGCGTAATGACTTGGGCTCCAACATCAGTGTTCTCAAGACCCTGAATTTGCGCTTCCGCTGCTTTTTGGCTAAAGTTCATGAGCTGGAGCGTCGGAATAAAGCTTTAGAGAAGCAGCTTCAGCAGGCTTTGGAAAATAATGAGGACAATTCAGGAGAAGGACACAGGAAAAAGCCATTGACTAAGGAAATGGGAGTCCAGACTGGTTTCGTAGGGTCCATCGCAGTTAGGCCCGGACATATCCCCCTCCAGAACGTAAATAATTCTGCATACCTGCCCGGAGgccttctctctccatcactcaacAGGCCTACAACTCCCGTCTTTGAGTCCAACAGCAAATCAGTATTTAGGAACTCGACTCTGACTGACTCGAATTGCAACCTCAATTCCAACCAACTCACTCCACATATTTCCATCAGTCCTTTATTAACCCCTACCGATCCTTGCGAGACGATATCCAACATTAACGAGAAATATTTCCGTTTTGGGACTGGTATGTCTACTAACCCGCCTCCCCGGTTCATTCCCGGCGCAGTTTGGTCCTACAACCACGACCGCAGATTTGGCGCGGGGAGGGATTCGCGCATAACAGGCACGGGTGTGCCTTGTGCCCAAACGGACGGAGTAGGTGTACAAATCGACACCATCACCCCTGAGATACGGGCCCTGTACAACGTGTTGGGCAAGGTGAAACGAGAGAGGGATGAGTATAAACGCAG ATGGGAGGAAGAATATACATTCAGAGTGGACCTCCAGGAGAAAGTGGCTGAGCTGGAGGAG gATCTCCAGGAGAGTGAGGTGTGTCAGGATGAGCTGGCTCTCAGGGTGAAACAGCTGAAAGCTGAGCTGGTCCTCTTCAAAGGCCTAATGAGCAAC aacCTGTCAGATCTGGACAGTAAGATCCAGGAGAAGGCCATGAAGGTGGACATGGACATCTGTAGACGCATCGACATCACGGCTCGCCTGTGTGATGTGGCCCAGCAGAGGAACTGTGAAGACATGATCCAGATCTTCCAG CAGATGGCCACACCTCCTTCCACTCTGAATCGCCGGCCCCGAAAGCAGGCGGCCCAGTCGGTTAAAGGCGGTGATGGGGATGAACCAACGAGCATCTCTGAGAGCGAGAGGGGCAATGATGAGGAGTCATGTAGCACGTCAGCCAATCAGATCAACGAGGAGATGCAGAGGATGCTGAACCAGCT GAGGGAGTGTGAGTTTGAGGACGACTGTGACAGCCTGGCCtgggaggagactgaggagactcTGCTGCTGTGGGAGGATTTTCCAGGATACACTCTGGGAGCAGTGGAGACCCAGGGAGAG CAGGAGGAGTCCATAGAGAAGGTGATAAAGGACACAGAGTCCCTCTTCCAGACTAGAGAGAAGGAGTATCAGGAGACAATCGACCAGATCGAG TTGGAGCTGGCCACGGCTAAGAGTGACATGAACCGACACCTGCACGAGTACATGGAGATGTGTTCCATGAAGCGAGGCCTGGACGTGCAGATGGAGACGTGCAGGAGACTCATCACCCAGAGTGGGGACAG GAAATCTCCCCCTCTCATTACTGCGGCAATGGAAGACTCTGATGACGGAGAGAAGGAGTGGAAAAAGGCGTCCCCACCCACAGACTCTGAAAGTGATGAACCCTACTGTGAAACACAGGTTAATAGTGGTACGGTCCCTCACTTACCATGGAGGAAGTCCTAA
- the LOC118398214 gene encoding non-homologous end joining factor IFFO1-like isoform X6, whose amino-acid sequence MPDFEHFRFSYASMNPLLGENAYLVQQQQHNQMGSNSDSSMTGLDSYGAPDSGFILGEHTGFGQDGLSGLEFSALPPSGLGYLHLNNMHRAPPPPAAMALRNDLGSNISVLKTLNLRFRCFLAKVHELERRNKALEKQLQQALENNEDNSGEGHRKKPLTKEMGVQTGFVGSIAVRPGHIPLQNVNNSAYLPGGLLSPSLNRPTTPVFESNSKSVFRNSTLTDSNCNLNSNQLTPHISISPLLTPTDPCETISNINEKYFRFGTGMSTNPPPRFIPGAVWSYNHDRRFGAGRDSRITGTGVPCAQTDGVGVQIDTITPEIRALYNVLGKVKRERDEYKRRWEEEYTFRVDLQEKVAELEEDLQESEVCQDELALRVKQLKAELVLFKGLMSNNLSDLDSKIQEKAMKVDMDICRRIDITARLCDVAQQRNCEDMIQIFQQMATPPSTLNRRPRKQAAQSVKGGDGDEPTSISESERGNDEESCSTSANQINEEMQRMLNQLRECEFEDDCDSLAWEETEETLLLWEDFPGYTLGAVETQGEQQEESIEKVIKDTESLFQTREKEYQETIDQIEEISPSHYCGNGRL is encoded by the exons ATGCCGGATTTCgaacatttcagattttcatacGCAAGCATGAATCCGTTATTGGGGGAGAACGCGTACCTGGTTCAGCAACAGCAGCATAACCAGATGGGCAGCAATTCGGATTCTTCTATGACAGGCCTAGACTCATACGGTGCACCTGACTCAGGCTTCATCTTGGGTGAGCACACTGGCTTTGGACAAGATGGGCTGTCTGGTCTGGAATTTAGTGCGCTGCCACCTTCGGGACTCGGGTATCTGCACCTGAACAACATGCACCGTGCGCCGCCGCCCCCTGCAGCGATGGCCCTGCGTAATGACTTGGGCTCCAACATCAGTGTTCTCAAGACCCTGAATTTGCGCTTCCGCTGCTTTTTGGCTAAAGTTCATGAGCTGGAGCGTCGGAATAAAGCTTTAGAGAAGCAGCTTCAGCAGGCTTTGGAAAATAATGAGGACAATTCAGGAGAAGGACACAGGAAAAAGCCATTGACTAAGGAAATGGGAGTCCAGACTGGTTTCGTAGGGTCCATCGCAGTTAGGCCCGGACATATCCCCCTCCAGAACGTAAATAATTCTGCATACCTGCCCGGAGgccttctctctccatcactcaacAGGCCTACAACTCCCGTCTTTGAGTCCAACAGCAAATCAGTATTTAGGAACTCGACTCTGACTGACTCGAATTGCAACCTCAATTCCAACCAACTCACTCCACATATTTCCATCAGTCCTTTATTAACCCCTACCGATCCTTGCGAGACGATATCCAACATTAACGAGAAATATTTCCGTTTTGGGACTGGTATGTCTACTAACCCGCCTCCCCGGTTCATTCCCGGCGCAGTTTGGTCCTACAACCACGACCGCAGATTTGGCGCGGGGAGGGATTCGCGCATAACAGGCACGGGTGTGCCTTGTGCCCAAACGGACGGAGTAGGTGTACAAATCGACACCATCACCCCTGAGATACGGGCCCTGTACAACGTGTTGGGCAAGGTGAAACGAGAGAGGGATGAGTATAAACGCAG ATGGGAGGAAGAATATACATTCAGAGTGGACCTCCAGGAGAAAGTGGCTGAGCTGGAGGAG gATCTCCAGGAGAGTGAGGTGTGTCAGGATGAGCTGGCTCTCAGGGTGAAACAGCTGAAAGCTGAGCTGGTCCTCTTCAAAGGCCTAATGAGCAAC aacCTGTCAGATCTGGACAGTAAGATCCAGGAGAAGGCCATGAAGGTGGACATGGACATCTGTAGACGCATCGACATCACGGCTCGCCTGTGTGATGTGGCCCAGCAGAGGAACTGTGAAGACATGATCCAGATCTTCCAG CAGATGGCCACACCTCCTTCCACTCTGAATCGCCGGCCCCGAAAGCAGGCGGCCCAGTCGGTTAAAGGCGGTGATGGGGATGAACCAACGAGCATCTCTGAGAGCGAGAGGGGCAATGATGAGGAGTCATGTAGCACGTCAGCCAATCAGATCAACGAGGAGATGCAGAGGATGCTGAACCAGCT GAGGGAGTGTGAGTTTGAGGACGACTGTGACAGCCTGGCCtgggaggagactgaggagactcTGCTGCTGTGGGAGGATTTTCCAGGATACACTCTGGGAGCAGTGGAGACCCAGGGAGAG CAGCAGGAGGAGTCCATAGAGAAGGTGATAAAGGACACAGAGTCCCTCTTCCAGACTAGAGAGAAGGAGTATCAGGAGACAATCGACCAGATCGAG GAAATCTCCCCCTCTCATTACTGCGGCAATGGAAGACTCTGA
- the LOC118398214 gene encoding non-homologous end joining factor IFFO1-like isoform X2 → MPDFEHFRFSYASMNPLLGENAYLVQQQQHNQMGSNSDSSMTGLDSYGAPDSGFILGEHTGFGQDGLSGLEFSALPPSGLGYLHLNNMHRAPPPPAAMALRNDLGSNISVLKTLNLRFRCFLAKVHELERRNKALEKQLQQALENNEDNSGEGHRKKPLTKEMGVQTGFVGSIAVRPGHIPLQNVNNSAYLPGGLLSPSLNRPTTPVFESNSKSVFRNSTLTDSNCNLNSNQLTPHISISPLLTPTDPCETISNINEKYFRFGTGMSTNPPPRFIPGAVWSYNHDRRFGAGRDSRITGTGVPCAQTDGVGVQIDTITPEIRALYNVLGKVKRERDEYKRRWEEEYTFRVDLQEKVAELEEDLQESEVCQDELALRVKQLKAELVLFKGLMSNNLSDLDSKIQEKAMKVDMDICRRIDITARLCDVAQQRNCEDMIQIFQMATPPSTLNRRPRKQAAQSVKGGDGDEPTSISESERGNDEESCSTSANQINEEMQRMLNQLRECEFEDDCDSLAWEETEETLLLWEDFPGYTLGAVETQGEQQEESIEKVIKDTESLFQTREKEYQETIDQIELELATAKSDMNRHLHEYMEMCSMKRGLDVQMETCRRLITQSGDRKSPPLITAAMEDSDDGEKEWKKASPPTDSESDEPYCETQVNSGTVPHLPWRKS, encoded by the exons ATGCCGGATTTCgaacatttcagattttcatacGCAAGCATGAATCCGTTATTGGGGGAGAACGCGTACCTGGTTCAGCAACAGCAGCATAACCAGATGGGCAGCAATTCGGATTCTTCTATGACAGGCCTAGACTCATACGGTGCACCTGACTCAGGCTTCATCTTGGGTGAGCACACTGGCTTTGGACAAGATGGGCTGTCTGGTCTGGAATTTAGTGCGCTGCCACCTTCGGGACTCGGGTATCTGCACCTGAACAACATGCACCGTGCGCCGCCGCCCCCTGCAGCGATGGCCCTGCGTAATGACTTGGGCTCCAACATCAGTGTTCTCAAGACCCTGAATTTGCGCTTCCGCTGCTTTTTGGCTAAAGTTCATGAGCTGGAGCGTCGGAATAAAGCTTTAGAGAAGCAGCTTCAGCAGGCTTTGGAAAATAATGAGGACAATTCAGGAGAAGGACACAGGAAAAAGCCATTGACTAAGGAAATGGGAGTCCAGACTGGTTTCGTAGGGTCCATCGCAGTTAGGCCCGGACATATCCCCCTCCAGAACGTAAATAATTCTGCATACCTGCCCGGAGgccttctctctccatcactcaacAGGCCTACAACTCCCGTCTTTGAGTCCAACAGCAAATCAGTATTTAGGAACTCGACTCTGACTGACTCGAATTGCAACCTCAATTCCAACCAACTCACTCCACATATTTCCATCAGTCCTTTATTAACCCCTACCGATCCTTGCGAGACGATATCCAACATTAACGAGAAATATTTCCGTTTTGGGACTGGTATGTCTACTAACCCGCCTCCCCGGTTCATTCCCGGCGCAGTTTGGTCCTACAACCACGACCGCAGATTTGGCGCGGGGAGGGATTCGCGCATAACAGGCACGGGTGTGCCTTGTGCCCAAACGGACGGAGTAGGTGTACAAATCGACACCATCACCCCTGAGATACGGGCCCTGTACAACGTGTTGGGCAAGGTGAAACGAGAGAGGGATGAGTATAAACGCAG ATGGGAGGAAGAATATACATTCAGAGTGGACCTCCAGGAGAAAGTGGCTGAGCTGGAGGAG gATCTCCAGGAGAGTGAGGTGTGTCAGGATGAGCTGGCTCTCAGGGTGAAACAGCTGAAAGCTGAGCTGGTCCTCTTCAAAGGCCTAATGAGCAAC aacCTGTCAGATCTGGACAGTAAGATCCAGGAGAAGGCCATGAAGGTGGACATGGACATCTGTAGACGCATCGACATCACGGCTCGCCTGTGTGATGTGGCCCAGCAGAGGAACTGTGAAGACATGATCCAGATCTTCCAG ATGGCCACACCTCCTTCCACTCTGAATCGCCGGCCCCGAAAGCAGGCGGCCCAGTCGGTTAAAGGCGGTGATGGGGATGAACCAACGAGCATCTCTGAGAGCGAGAGGGGCAATGATGAGGAGTCATGTAGCACGTCAGCCAATCAGATCAACGAGGAGATGCAGAGGATGCTGAACCAGCT GAGGGAGTGTGAGTTTGAGGACGACTGTGACAGCCTGGCCtgggaggagactgaggagactcTGCTGCTGTGGGAGGATTTTCCAGGATACACTCTGGGAGCAGTGGAGACCCAGGGAGAG CAGCAGGAGGAGTCCATAGAGAAGGTGATAAAGGACACAGAGTCCCTCTTCCAGACTAGAGAGAAGGAGTATCAGGAGACAATCGACCAGATCGAG TTGGAGCTGGCCACGGCTAAGAGTGACATGAACCGACACCTGCACGAGTACATGGAGATGTGTTCCATGAAGCGAGGCCTGGACGTGCAGATGGAGACGTGCAGGAGACTCATCACCCAGAGTGGGGACAG GAAATCTCCCCCTCTCATTACTGCGGCAATGGAAGACTCTGATGACGGAGAGAAGGAGTGGAAAAAGGCGTCCCCACCCACAGACTCTGAAAGTGATGAACCCTACTGTGAAACACAGGTTAATAGTGGTACGGTCCCTCACTTACCATGGAGGAAGTCCTAA